The Phaeacidiphilus oryzae TH49 region CGGCCAGGGCGTCGCCGGCCGCCAGCCGGGCGATCAGCCCGTACCGGTCGCGCGGGCGCACCGCCGCCGGGGCGTACTCGGCCGCCCGGCGCACCCACAGCGCGCAGGCCCGGTGGTAGCGCTCCCGCGCCGTCCCGCTCTCGGGCCCGGTCTCCGTCCCGATCTCCTCGAAGAGCGCCTCGACCAGCTCGCGGTGGCAGGCCTCCCGGGCCGCCTCCGCGTCCGCGAAGTGCCGGTAGGCGGTGGCCACCGAGACGCCCGCCCGCTCGGCGAGTCGGGGGAGCTCGAAAGGCTCCTCGGGCACCCGCGGGTCCCAGGGCCGCTCGGCGAGCAGCCCCCGCACCGCGTCCAGCAGCGCGCGGCGGCTGGCCACGGCGTCGCTGCGGGGCCTGCGCCGGCGCGCGGGCTCCTGCCCCGCCGTGGCAGCGGCGGCGGGGCGGGCCGGGGACCGCCGGTTCATCCTCTCCCCGCAAGGACGGAGGGACTCAGGCGGGGACGTGCCACCAGTTGCACTCCTCGCAGAGGTACGGCTCGTCCGCGGGCAGGGTGCGCGCGCGGGCCTGCTGATAGGTCTCGTGCATGATCCGTCCGCTCGGGCAGCGCTCGCGGCGGGTGTCCCGCATGGCGGTGCGCTCCCGGGCGGCCCGCCCGGACTGGACGAGCACCTCGGGGCGGGCGACCAGGGTCTCACCCGGGCGCTTGGGCACGGGGATGCGCAGGTAGTCGGTGCCGCGGGCGTCGAGGGCGGCGAGCACCTCTGCGAGGTACGCCTCCGGCGTCCGCTCACCGGCGTCGGTGCCGCTGATGCTCACCCGGAGCGCGGGGGTGGCGTCGAGCGCCTCGACCAGCGCCTGCGCGCAGGCCTCGGGCGCCGAGCGCCAGGGCGGATAGAACGTGTCGGTCTGGAGTTCTCCGCGCTGAAGGGCCGACTTGAGCAGGGCGCGGCTGGTGCTGTCGGTCTGGTCCGCCATGGGCGCAAGTATGGCGGACGACAAATCTGGACGAAGCGTGGTTTCTCGTGACGAGTTCGGGCAGAACGACAGTGTGCCCGCGTGCGGGCCGCTCGGCGCGGCCCTATACGTATCCCGGGCACGGAACCTCACGGAGAGTAGCCCGAGCGCACTTTCCCTCAGCCTCGGGCCGGGAGGACAGACATGATCACCCGAGAGCAGAGCAGTGCGGTACTGGACCACCCCGTCCTGGACAGCTCCGGTCAGCGGATCGGCAGCGCCGCGCACGTCTTCCTGGACGACGCGACCGGCGCGCCGTCCTGGGTCGGCGTGAAGGCCGGCCTCTTCGGCGGCGGCGAGACGCTCATCCCGGTGGACAAGGCCCGGATGGACGGCGAGAACCTGGCCGTGCCGTACAGCAAGCAGAAGGTCAAGGACGCTCCGCACGTCCACGCGGACGCCCGCGGCCACATCTCCCCCGACCAGGAACGTCAACTGCACGACTACTACGCCGGAGCGATGGCCGCGGGTATGGCGGCCGGCACGGCGGACGCCGGGACGGCCAGCGCCGGAACCGCGACCGACACCGGACTCGGGACCGACACCGAAACCGACACCGACGCCGGCATGGCGAGCGCCGACGAGACGGTGGCCCTGCCGGACCGCGACCTCGCGGGCGGCGAGCCCCGCACGACGGCGGACGCCGGCATGGCCTCCGGCACGGCCAGGGCCGGCATGGACCCCTCGGCCGGACGGTCCGAGGACTGGTCGGGCCGGGCGGACGACCGCGGAACGGTGATGACCCGCTCCGAGGAGCAGATGCACGTCCACACCGAGCGCCGCGAGGCCGGACACGCGGGGCTGCACCGGCACGTGGTCGTCGAGGAGGTCGAGCGCACCGTCCCGCTGCACCATGAGCACGCCCGGCTGGTGCGCGAGCCGATCGCCGACGGCGACCGGTCCGCCGCGCTGGCCCAGCAGGGGACCGAACTGGCCGACGCCGACTACGAGTTGACCCTGTGGGACGAGTCCCCTGTGGTCGAGAAGGAGGTCGTCCCGGTCGAGCGGGTGCGGCTGGTCGCCGAGGACGAGGTGACCGAGGAGACCGTGCGGGCCCGTGTCCGGCACGAGGAGATCGAGATCGACGGCGACATCGACCAAGGCGTCGAGGGGGACGCCGGCCGGCGGATATAGCTCCGCCGGCCCCTGGGAGCCGGTGGGTTCCCAGAGGGCGGTCGCGGCGGCCGGCCGCGGGATCCCGGTGATCCGGGCCCTGCGGCCAGCCGCCGCCGTGCGGTCAGCGGGCGTCGGCCGCGCTTCCGTAGCCGCTGGACTCCACGGTCCAGGCACGGGCCTGCTCGCTGAGGCTGAGGCCGAGCCCGGGGCGGTCCGGCACCACCATCCGGCCGTTGTCCAGCGTCTGGCGCTCGTTGAAGAGCGGCTCCAGCCAGTCGAAGTGCTCGACCCAGGCGGTGCGGGGGTAGGCGGCGGCCAGATGGACGTGGATCTCCATGGCGAAGTGCGGGGCCAGCGAGAGCCCGTGGTGGTCGGCGAGGCCGATCACCTTCAGGAACGGGGTGATGCCGCCGACCCGGGGGGCGTCCGGCTGGATGAAGTCGCAGGCGCCCAGCTCGATCAGGCGGGCGTGCTCGGCGGCCGAGGTGAGCATCTCGCCGGTGGCGATCGGGGTGTCCAGGGAGGCGGCGAGGGCCGCGTGGCCGGCGGCGTCCTGGGAGTCCAGCGGCTCCTCGATCCACACCAGCCCGAACCGCTCCAGCGCGCGGCCCATCCGCTGCGCGGTGGCCCGGTCCCACTGCTGGTTGGCGTCGACCATCAGCGGGACGGACTCGCCGAGGTGGCTGCGGACCTTCTCCAGGCGGGCCAGGTCGCCGGCGGTGTCCGGCTGGCCGACCTTGATCTTGATGCCGCCGATCCCGCGCGCCAGCGCCTGGCTGCTGTTCTCCAGCACCTGGTCGATCGGGGTGGAGAGGAAGCCGCCGGAGGTGTTGTAGCAGGGCACGGCGTCCCGGTGGGCGCCGAGCAGCTTGGCCAGCGGCAGCCCGGCGCGGCGGGCCTTCAGGTCCCACAGGGCGACGTCGAAGGCGGCGATGGCCTGGACGGCGAGGCCGGAGCGGCCCATCGAGGCGCCGGCCCAGGCCAGCTTCTCCCAGATCCGCCCGATGTCGCTGGGGTCCTCGCCGATCAACTCGGGGGCGATCTCTGCGGCGTGGGCGTAGAGCCCCGGGCCGCCGGCGCGCTTGGAGTAGCTGAAGCCGAGGCCCCGGGCGCCGGACTCGGCGGTGATCTCGGCGAAGAGGAACGCCACCTCGGTGAGCGGCTTCTGACGCCCCGTCAGCACCTTGGCGTCGCTGATCGGGGTGGCCAGCGGGAGGACTGACCGGGAGAGCCGGACGGAGGTGATGCGGTCAGCGGTGGCGCGGGCGGCGGGGGGCGTGGGGGGCACGGGCAGGACCTCGGCTCTCATATCTCATATATGACGTGCGGACGCAGGTTATGGCCCGGTGTGAGGGCACGTCAATGGAGCGGGCCGGC contains the following coding sequences:
- a CDS encoding TetR/AcrR family transcriptional regulator produces the protein MNRRSPARPAAAATAGQEPARRRRPRSDAVASRRALLDAVRGLLAERPWDPRVPEEPFELPRLAERAGVSVATAYRHFADAEAAREACHRELVEALFEEIGTETGPESGTARERYHRACALWVRRAAEYAPAAVRPRDRYGLIARLAAGDALAALVRDRLGALITALAAEGELPPSVPVDYAVLLWCTLFDERLFCDLLLTEGWSDRRVTDHLSTALLAALRSTPD
- a CDS encoding L-talarate/galactarate dehydratase — encoded protein: MPPTPPAARATADRITSVRLSRSVLPLATPISDAKVLTGRQKPLTEVAFLFAEITAESGARGLGFSYSKRAGGPGLYAHAAEIAPELIGEDPSDIGRIWEKLAWAGASMGRSGLAVQAIAAFDVALWDLKARRAGLPLAKLLGAHRDAVPCYNTSGGFLSTPIDQVLENSSQALARGIGGIKIKVGQPDTAGDLARLEKVRSHLGESVPLMVDANQQWDRATAQRMGRALERFGLVWIEEPLDSQDAAGHAALAASLDTPIATGEMLTSAAEHARLIELGACDFIQPDAPRVGGITPFLKVIGLADHHGLSLAPHFAMEIHVHLAAAYPRTAWVEHFDWLEPLFNERQTLDNGRMVVPDRPGLGLSLSEQARAWTVESSGYGSAADAR
- a CDS encoding YsnF/AvaK domain-containing protein, with translation MITREQSSAVLDHPVLDSSGQRIGSAAHVFLDDATGAPSWVGVKAGLFGGGETLIPVDKARMDGENLAVPYSKQKVKDAPHVHADARGHISPDQERQLHDYYAGAMAAGMAAGTADAGTASAGTATDTGLGTDTETDTDAGMASADETVALPDRDLAGGEPRTTADAGMASGTARAGMDPSAGRSEDWSGRADDRGTVMTRSEEQMHVHTERREAGHAGLHRHVVVEEVERTVPLHHEHARLVREPIADGDRSAALAQQGTELADADYELTLWDESPVVEKEVVPVERVRLVAEDEVTEETVRARVRHEEIEIDGDIDQGVEGDAGRRI